A genomic region of Deinococcus sp. KSM4-11 contains the following coding sequences:
- a CDS encoding DMT family transporter, protein MLNPTLSGLLSAATYGLGDFLSGLASRRDPPLRVVALTHPLSAVAMLLLAWGLGQPLPAVAELLWGAAAGLAGLIAVLAFYRALALGPMGVVSVGAGALSALVPVVVGVFGGEVLGVWGWLGAVGILAGTALLGWPAAGETSGRGVPLGLLAGVGFGVFFVLLAQAQGGGVFWVLGAARVASSLVAVPLAAATVGLRPRGPGLILASAPGDTLGNVFYLLAVQGGPLAVGALLTSLYPAITTLLAVSVLREQLRAPQWVGVVLSLGGAALLARP, encoded by the coding sequence GTGCTGAATCCCACCCTGAGCGGGCTGTTGTCGGCGGCCACCTACGGCCTGGGCGATTTTCTCTCGGGTCTTGCCAGCCGCCGTGATCCGCCGCTGCGGGTGGTGGCGCTCACGCACCCATTGAGTGCGGTGGCCATGCTGCTGCTCGCCTGGGGCCTGGGCCAGCCTCTGCCCGCCGTGGCCGAGCTCCTGTGGGGCGCGGCGGCTGGACTGGCGGGCCTGATCGCGGTGCTGGCCTTCTACCGGGCGCTCGCGCTGGGGCCGATGGGCGTGGTGTCGGTGGGCGCAGGGGCACTGTCGGCCCTCGTGCCGGTCGTGGTGGGCGTGTTCGGCGGCGAGGTGCTGGGCGTGTGGGGCTGGCTGGGCGCGGTGGGCATCCTGGCGGGCACCGCGCTGCTGGGCTGGCCGGCAGCAGGGGAGACGTCCGGGCGGGGCGTGCCGCTGGGCCTGCTGGCCGGGGTGGGCTTCGGCGTGTTCTTCGTGCTGCTGGCGCAGGCGCAGGGAGGCGGAGTGTTCTGGGTGCTGGGGGCCGCCCGTGTGGCGAGTTCCCTGGTCGCCGTACCGCTTGCGGCCGCCACGGTGGGATTGCGACCGCGCGGGCCGGGCCTGATCCTCGCGTCGGCCCCTGGCGACACGCTGGGGAACGTGTTCTACCTGCTGGCCGTCCAGGGTGGGCCGCTGGCGGTGGGGGCACTCCTTACCAGTCTGTATCCAGCGATCACGACGCTGCTGGCGGTCAGCGTGCTGCGCGAGCAGTTGCGCGCTCCGCAGTGGGTGGGCGTGGTGCTCTCCCTGGGTGGCGCAGCTCTGCTCGCCCGGCCCTGA
- a CDS encoding GGDEF and EAL domain-containing protein produces MPSEPGTAVPPQRGSAVDAALPSPQTKGRRVIPVALAVTFLAMALFAVLTALQSSTLTHAVSRSVRQSDLYQKARYWVGTEESLERKYRLEPGPDILAQHAKAGRTVLMVIRAAVTNSSPDERQGLDRLVSLHGQYVNAVHSALFPAVRTHDAVHVNNIDRIMVDPVFTQLETQLDAAARTHRVASRAQLARLIRLQDTLALLAPLVFLAGMGILVLLWRLMQRHQQRLDYATETTMNRLRAEAITDPLTALGNHRSFQEGLGAAIRLGALDGTALTLARLDLDEFKSINDRGGHLHGDSVLSDVGHLLGMGFPGRSYRVGGDEFALLLPLPSDQARAALDDLRTSLAAGHLPTISVGLTTTTSGTISPDDLHQQADQALRAAKRRGRNRVVTFKEIEDRASLLGQGQVDALRDLLSCGALDVEFQPIWGLGGQGHASEAPMAFEALARPSADSGFRGPQELFDVAARVHRGAELDRQCLHTILARTAELPQGSLLFLNLSPQTLDQETPLAEQLLRDVKAAGLPPQRVVIEITERSTGNLPAVLQQAAALRAAGFRLALDDVGAGNAGLEMLRCMPVDFVKIDRSIVVAAPMDTTSNAVLAAIMAYARESGVTVIVEGIESVASLRHAWRLGARCAQGYLLGRPTPGFGTSFPVELNLPGAPAPAEGVGMAHRGQS; encoded by the coding sequence ATGCCGTCAGAGCCCGGCACCGCAGTCCCACCGCAGCGCGGATCCGCGGTGGACGCTGCGCTGCCCTCACCCCAGACCAAGGGTCGCCGCGTGATTCCGGTCGCGCTGGCCGTCACCTTCCTGGCGATGGCCCTGTTCGCCGTGCTGACCGCACTGCAGTCGAGCACCCTGACCCACGCGGTGAGCCGCAGCGTCCGGCAGAGTGACCTGTACCAGAAAGCGCGCTACTGGGTAGGAACCGAGGAGTCCCTGGAACGCAAATACCGCCTGGAGCCGGGGCCGGACATCCTGGCGCAGCACGCCAAGGCCGGCCGCACCGTCCTGATGGTGATCCGCGCGGCCGTCACCAACAGCAGCCCGGACGAACGGCAGGGCCTCGACCGCCTGGTCAGCCTGCACGGCCAGTATGTGAATGCCGTGCACTCTGCCCTGTTTCCCGCCGTCCGCACGCACGACGCCGTCCACGTGAACAACATCGACCGCATCATGGTCGACCCGGTGTTCACGCAGCTCGAAACGCAGCTGGACGCCGCCGCACGCACGCACCGCGTGGCCTCCAGGGCCCAGCTGGCCCGCCTGATCCGCCTGCAGGACACCCTGGCACTGCTCGCGCCGCTGGTGTTCCTCGCGGGCATGGGCATCCTGGTGCTCCTGTGGCGCCTCATGCAGCGCCATCAGCAGCGCCTGGATTACGCGACCGAGACGACCATGAACCGCCTGCGCGCCGAGGCGATCACGGATCCGCTCACGGCCCTGGGCAACCACCGCTCCTTCCAGGAGGGCCTGGGCGCCGCCATCCGTCTGGGAGCGCTCGACGGCACGGCCCTGACCCTGGCCCGCCTGGATCTGGACGAGTTCAAGAGCATCAACGACCGGGGCGGACACCTGCACGGCGATTCCGTCCTGTCCGATGTGGGACATCTGCTGGGCATGGGCTTCCCAGGCCGGTCCTACCGCGTGGGCGGAGATGAGTTCGCGCTGCTGCTGCCGCTGCCGTCCGATCAGGCGAGGGCCGCCCTCGACGACCTGCGCACGTCGCTGGCGGCCGGGCACCTGCCGACGATCAGCGTGGGGCTCACCACGACCACGTCCGGTACGATCTCACCCGACGACCTGCACCAGCAGGCAGACCAGGCCCTGCGGGCCGCCAAACGGCGGGGCCGCAACCGCGTGGTGACCTTCAAGGAGATCGAAGACCGCGCCAGCCTGCTGGGGCAGGGACAGGTAGACGCCCTGCGCGACCTGCTCAGCTGCGGTGCGCTGGACGTGGAGTTCCAGCCGATCTGGGGACTGGGGGGCCAGGGCCACGCCTCCGAGGCGCCCATGGCCTTCGAGGCTCTCGCCCGCCCGTCGGCGGACTCCGGCTTCCGGGGGCCGCAGGAACTGTTCGACGTGGCCGCCCGCGTTCACCGAGGAGCGGAACTCGACCGGCAGTGTCTGCACACGATCCTGGCGCGCACCGCGGAGCTGCCCCAGGGCTCGCTGCTGTTCCTGAACCTCTCTCCACAGACCCTGGATCAGGAGACCCCGCTGGCCGAACAGCTCCTGCGGGACGTGAAGGCCGCCGGTCTGCCGCCACAGCGTGTCGTGATCGAGATCACGGAGCGCAGCACCGGGAACCTTCCCGCCGTGCTTCAGCAGGCTGCGGCCCTGCGCGCCGCCGGCTTCCGACTGGCGCTGGACGACGTGGGCGCGGGCAACGCCGGGCTGGAGATGCTGCGCTGCATGCCGGTGGACTTCGTGAAGATCGACCGCAGCATCGTGGTGGCCGCACCCATGGACACCACCTCGAATGCCGTGCTGGCCGCCATCATGGCCTACGCCCGCGAATCGGGCGTGACCGTGATCGTCGAGGGGATCGAGTCCGTGGCGAGCCTCCGGCACGCGTGGCGACTGGGAGCCCGCTGCGCCCAGGGGTACCTGCTGGGCCGCCCGACACCCGGTTTCGGCACTTCCTTCCCGGTCGAACTGAATCTGCCGGGTGCGCCCGCCCCGGCCGAGGGTGTGGGCATGGCCCACCGCGGCCAGTCGTAG